In a single window of the Tellurirhabdus bombi genome:
- a CDS encoding ATP-binding protein has product MEELDRQVARRLTRFYVMALTVLAVLTLSGLLFIKRTISNHYDDSRVVNVAGRQRMLSQRLTKLAVVRITGIPSADKAPFDSLLHTWSQSHIQLRNGMLQMEKAYSVRKSKQLEGMFKQLEPTFQSIHQGFAVIDSSTTTLDQKQAALRIILQEEPAFLDQMNRIVFQFDEESLYRVTQLERVEWILTIATLLTLILEALLVFRPVVNHTKDVIRKLTKSDESLRLANKHLEVANLDLASANHQLKITQQKLVRATEEKYQLKISEDTIRSAALLEGQEEERRRFARELHDGIGQMLTGLKLHAEKLKLGPFAEEKQKQRFHELCDLIYDTIQSTRQISHNLMPSVLGDFGLEATLQLLAEQTARSSGVDVIFEGLTNDKRLSPAQEIGLYRIAQEALNNAIKHANAQTIQLHLKQQGRTVLLCIEDDGKGFVVKTTRKDDTRPAAIKGIENMRTRARFLNGDLTITSKLKKGTKVTVQLNLPSSS; this is encoded by the coding sequence ATGGAAGAACTTGACCGACAGGTAGCCCGCCGGTTAACACGATTTTATGTGATGGCGCTCACCGTCCTGGCCGTGTTAACCTTAAGCGGGCTCCTGTTTATTAAACGCACAATCAGCAATCATTACGACGATAGCCGGGTCGTTAACGTGGCGGGGCGGCAGCGCATGCTCAGCCAGCGCTTAACCAAACTGGCCGTGGTACGAATCACCGGCATTCCCTCCGCCGATAAAGCTCCTTTTGACTCCCTGCTGCACACCTGGAGCCAAAGTCATATTCAGTTGCGGAACGGAATGCTCCAAATGGAGAAGGCTTACTCCGTACGAAAAAGTAAGCAATTGGAAGGCATGTTCAAGCAGCTTGAGCCTACCTTTCAGTCCATTCATCAAGGTTTTGCGGTCATCGATTCATCAACCACAACCCTCGATCAGAAACAGGCCGCACTCCGAATCATCTTGCAGGAAGAGCCCGCTTTTCTGGATCAGATGAACAGGATTGTTTTCCAATTTGATGAAGAAAGCCTCTACCGGGTTACCCAGCTTGAACGCGTCGAATGGATTTTAACCATTGCGACACTCCTGACACTAATTCTGGAGGCGCTGCTTGTGTTTCGCCCCGTTGTCAACCATACCAAGGATGTCATTCGTAAGCTTACCAAATCCGATGAATCGTTGCGACTGGCCAACAAACACCTCGAAGTGGCCAACCTGGATCTGGCATCGGCTAATCATCAACTGAAAATCACCCAACAGAAACTTGTTCGCGCGACCGAAGAGAAATACCAGCTTAAAATTTCCGAAGATACGATCCGTTCTGCCGCCCTGCTGGAAGGCCAGGAAGAAGAACGCCGACGCTTTGCCCGGGAACTCCACGACGGCATTGGCCAGATGCTGACGGGGCTGAAACTGCACGCCGAAAAATTAAAGCTGGGACCATTTGCCGAGGAAAAGCAAAAACAGCGCTTTCATGAACTCTGCGACCTTATTTATGACACCATTCAGTCGACTCGTCAAATTTCTCACAACTTGATGCCTTCGGTTTTGGGTGATTTTGGATTGGAAGCTACCTTGCAGCTTTTGGCGGAGCAAACAGCCCGCTCGTCGGGGGTCGACGTTATTTTTGAAGGCTTAACCAACGACAAGCGATTGAGTCCCGCGCAGGAAATTGGTCTTTACCGAATCGCCCAGGAAGCCCTCAACAATGCCATCAAACATGCCAATGCCCAAACGATTCAGCTGCATCTGAAACAGCAAGGGCGCACTGTTTTGCTGTGTATTGAGGATGATGGCAAAGGCTTTGTCGTAAAAACAACGCGTAAAGACGACACGCGACCGGCCGCCATCAAGGGCATTGAAAACATGCGGACCCGGGCGCGCTTCCTGAACGGCGATCTAACCATCACGTCGAAGTTAAAGAAAGGAACGAAGGTTACTGTTCAGCTTAATTTGCCCTCTAGTTCTTAA
- a CDS encoding response regulator transcription factor gives MPIRILIADDHSVVRKGIRTLLEDEADVEIVGEAADGDDAIDLIPSLRPDVLLLDITMPRLSGIEVLKAVRQQFPKVRVLMFSMHNNPDYILKTVQLGAAGYLLKDTDREEILRAVRTIVNGDLYYPPQAASLIIKSLVLSNAAPSQLDDTTYKPRPTSSIWSKITAREAQILTCLTDGLSSLEIAKRFDISPNTVANQRASIIRKAGVKNTVELIRMALEEKPRT, from the coding sequence ATGCCAATACGAATTCTTATTGCCGACGATCATTCTGTGGTCAGAAAAGGGATTCGCACCTTGCTGGAAGACGAAGCAGATGTTGAGATTGTCGGCGAGGCTGCTGATGGCGATGATGCCATCGACCTGATTCCCTCCCTCCGCCCTGATGTTTTACTGCTCGATATTACGATGCCCCGCCTGTCGGGTATTGAGGTTCTGAAAGCGGTGCGTCAGCAGTTTCCTAAAGTTCGGGTTCTGATGTTCAGCATGCATAACAATCCCGACTATATTTTAAAAACGGTTCAATTAGGTGCGGCGGGGTATCTCCTGAAAGATACAGATCGGGAAGAAATATTACGCGCGGTTCGCACGATTGTCAACGGAGACTTGTATTACCCACCCCAGGCCGCCTCGTTGATTATCAAAAGCTTAGTCCTTTCAAATGCGGCCCCTTCTCAACTGGACGATACCACGTACAAGCCCCGACCCACCTCCTCCATCTGGAGTAAAATAACGGCGCGGGAAGCCCAGATTTTGACGTGTCTGACGGATGGCCTGAGCAGCCTTGAAATTGCCAAACGCTTCGACATCAGCCCCAATACCGTAGCCAACCAACGGGCTAGCATCATCCGCAAGGCCGGCGTAAAAAATACCGTCGAGCTTATCCGAATGGCCCTCGAAGAAAAGCCCCGGACTTAA
- a CDS encoding response regulator transcription factor has translation MTLSPPSRASQTIRICIVEDDNLIRDGFALLINSTYGFKIINTYQRCEEALKNLDADAPDVVLMDINLPGMNGIEGIQRIKKLRPKTNIIVVTAYENDELVFKALCAGAGGYLTKNMQPTKLLEAIRDIMDGGAPMSTNIARMVVASFQKNRNSPLTARETEVLELLAKGKSYTTIADQLFVDKETVRTHIKNIYWKLEVHSKAEAIERAIRDKLI, from the coding sequence ATGACCCTATCTCCACCGTCACGAGCAAGCCAAACCATTCGAATTTGCATCGTGGAAGATGATAACCTGATCCGCGACGGTTTTGCCCTGCTCATAAACAGCACTTATGGTTTTAAGATCATAAACACGTATCAACGCTGCGAAGAGGCTTTGAAAAATCTGGACGCCGACGCGCCGGATGTGGTCCTGATGGACATAAATCTGCCGGGAATGAACGGCATTGAAGGCATTCAGCGGATCAAGAAGCTGCGACCCAAGACCAACATCATTGTCGTTACTGCCTATGAAAACGATGAATTGGTATTCAAGGCGTTGTGCGCCGGGGCTGGTGGGTATTTGACTAAAAATATGCAGCCGACCAAGTTGCTGGAAGCCATTCGCGACATTATGGATGGAGGTGCTCCCATGAGTACCAACATTGCCCGGATGGTAGTGGCTTCGTTTCAGAAGAATCGGAATTCGCCGCTGACGGCCCGCGAAACGGAAGTGCTGGAATTACTAGCCAAGGGTAAAAGTTACACCACCATTGCGGATCAGTTGTTTGTCGATAAAGAAACCGTTCGAACGCACATCAAAAATATCTACTGGAAGCTGGAGGTTCATTCGAAGGCCGAAGCCATTGAACGAGCCATCCGGGACAAACTCATCTAG
- a CDS encoding ligand-binding sensor domain-containing protein, which produces MKNWLLLAGFWLFLALPIRAQNGNVFLDQIAVEHGLSQSQVQCILKDARGYMWFGTQYGLNRYDGYQLIHYKHDPFDKTTLAGDDIRVLRADKKGYIWIGTTNGLCRFDPVSNRFMRLEKLIPRQVNFASLFIYDLQIDHFGAIWLATNQGLKRLITTPQGNYQVVEYPIAVTERGLEPSVQALLPDRWGALWIGTEQGLTRLQITAPSEKSRKKTSIGYLAEEGKWQLPNKGVRSLVFDAYGMLWVGTQKGAARLDPRTGRSLAIPAVTEKIGMEMITSLLMDHTQTLWIGTYGKGIARFALPDHQRVDFLNAIQQDVFSKAALKSGSIECLYEGSDPAEDLVWIGTYDAGVQTFSRSKNTFRQWKTLTSREQASTAAMVFSICTDRYGDLWLGTYEGLQRVNRKTHLIQRYLHQPADARSLSGDKVNALLEDRKGQLWVGTSEGLQQFNRASNTFETVSLLADEKPGSSVGVLSLFEDKAGNLWIGSFLCLKKRDARTGQITTYRYTEKEPNSLRAYMVSDIEEDRQGNIWIGTWIGLNKLNPRTGHITHYENNPANPSSLISSQILGILRDQKDQLWFCSGKGLSRLVNENGKEHFVHYTERTGLPNSMVYGALEDRKGQLWLSTNFGLSCLNPSTGQFQNYEANDGLAINEFNMNAYHQSKDGELFFGGIGLAISFLPEKLLENLHRPRMVLTSFKKFEKPVNIDSLLIAEEKIVLQPGENFFSFAFAALDFTNPAKNQYAYQLEGFHDSWISSGTRRYVSFTNLKPGDYILKVKGSNSDGHWNEAGMLRIPITVLPPFWQTAWFIALVLIVGMLIARLVYNYRVRKKVEHLLDLERVTLAENERVRKMAAQDLHDEFGNTITRISMLTEIIKAQLNGHAEEIKPLLAKISDNSNRLYQGTRDFIWSIDPEHDNLYEIAIRLKDFGDDIFDKTGVLFRATGITDELHQAVLPLGASRHLIFLFKEAMSNTLKHAQASSAEIRFGYTGNRIEIILEDNGIGLPETDTTPGNGLLNIRSRAKRIGGDVTFLTHPGGGASVLFRAEIPGMSA; this is translated from the coding sequence ATGAAGAACTGGCTATTACTTGCGGGATTTTGGCTCTTCCTGGCGCTCCCCATCCGGGCACAGAATGGTAATGTATTTCTGGATCAAATTGCGGTGGAGCACGGACTTTCGCAAAGCCAGGTGCAATGCATTCTCAAAGATGCGCGGGGCTATATGTGGTTCGGAACCCAATATGGCCTCAATCGCTACGACGGCTATCAACTAATCCATTACAAGCACGATCCTTTTGACAAGACAACCCTGGCAGGGGACGATATTCGGGTTCTCCGGGCGGACAAAAAAGGGTACATCTGGATTGGAACAACCAATGGGTTGTGTCGATTTGATCCGGTAAGCAACCGATTTATGCGGCTGGAAAAGCTGATTCCGCGTCAGGTTAATTTTGCTTCTCTATTTATCTACGATTTACAAATCGATCATTTTGGGGCTATTTGGCTGGCCACCAACCAGGGACTAAAACGACTCATTACCACGCCCCAGGGTAACTACCAGGTAGTTGAATATCCCATTGCCGTTACAGAGCGAGGCCTGGAACCAAGTGTACAGGCGCTACTGCCCGACCGCTGGGGGGCGCTTTGGATTGGAACCGAGCAGGGCTTAACCCGATTACAAATCACCGCCCCCAGTGAAAAGAGCAGAAAAAAAACGTCGATTGGGTACTTAGCGGAGGAGGGAAAGTGGCAACTTCCTAATAAAGGGGTTCGTTCGTTGGTTTTTGATGCGTATGGGATGCTTTGGGTAGGCACGCAGAAAGGAGCGGCTCGTCTGGACCCCCGTACGGGCCGATCATTGGCGATTCCGGCAGTTACTGAAAAGATCGGAATGGAAATGATAACGTCATTGCTAATGGACCACACCCAAACCCTCTGGATTGGCACCTACGGCAAGGGCATCGCCCGCTTTGCTTTACCAGATCACCAGCGCGTTGACTTTCTAAATGCCATTCAGCAGGATGTATTTAGTAAGGCGGCCCTGAAATCAGGGTCCATTGAGTGTTTGTATGAAGGGTCCGATCCGGCTGAAGATCTGGTATGGATTGGAACGTACGATGCGGGAGTGCAGACATTCAGTCGGTCAAAAAACACGTTTCGGCAGTGGAAAACGCTCACTAGCCGCGAGCAGGCGTCGACAGCCGCTATGGTTTTTTCGATTTGCACGGATCGGTACGGCGACTTGTGGCTGGGAACCTACGAAGGCTTGCAGCGCGTAAATCGGAAAACACACCTCATTCAGCGCTATCTTCACCAGCCAGCCGATGCCCGCAGTTTGAGTGGTGACAAAGTTAATGCCTTGCTGGAAGACCGGAAAGGACAGTTATGGGTAGGGACCTCCGAGGGTTTACAACAGTTCAACCGGGCCTCTAACACCTTTGAAACCGTTTCGCTCCTGGCCGACGAAAAGCCGGGAAGCTCGGTAGGTGTATTGAGTCTGTTCGAAGATAAGGCGGGAAATCTGTGGATTGGCTCGTTTCTCTGCCTTAAAAAACGCGACGCGCGCACGGGGCAGATCACCACGTATCGCTACACCGAAAAAGAGCCGAATAGCTTACGGGCGTACATGGTATCCGATATCGAGGAGGACCGCCAAGGCAACATCTGGATCGGGACCTGGATTGGTCTGAACAAACTGAACCCCCGGACAGGCCACATTACACACTATGAAAACAACCCCGCCAATCCGTCCAGTCTGATCAGTAGCCAGATATTAGGCATTTTACGGGATCAGAAAGACCAGCTTTGGTTTTGCAGCGGGAAAGGACTAAGCAGGCTCGTCAACGAGAACGGGAAAGAGCATTTCGTTCATTATACCGAACGAACCGGCTTGCCCAATAGCATGGTCTACGGAGCATTGGAGGACCGGAAAGGGCAACTCTGGCTGAGTACAAATTTTGGTCTTTCCTGCCTGAACCCAAGCACAGGACAGTTTCAAAACTACGAAGCCAATGACGGCTTAGCCATCAATGAATTTAACATGAATGCCTACCACCAGAGCAAGGATGGTGAGTTGTTCTTTGGTGGTATTGGCTTGGCTATCAGTTTTTTACCCGAAAAATTATTGGAGAACCTGCACCGCCCCCGCATGGTATTGACCTCCTTCAAGAAGTTTGAAAAACCAGTTAATATTGATAGTCTACTGATTGCGGAAGAGAAGATTGTGCTGCAACCCGGCGAAAATTTCTTTTCGTTTGCTTTTGCGGCCCTTGATTTTACCAATCCGGCCAAAAACCAATATGCCTACCAGTTGGAGGGCTTTCACGACAGTTGGATTTCGTCCGGGACGCGGCGGTACGTCAGCTTCACAAACCTCAAACCGGGTGATTACATACTGAAAGTAAAAGGGTCCAATAGCGATGGACATTGGAACGAAGCGGGTATGTTGCGTATACCGATCACCGTCCTGCCGCCTTTCTGGCAAACAGCCTGGTTTATTGCCCTGGTATTGATCGTTGGGATGCTTATTGCTCGGCTGGTGTACAATTACCGGGTTCGGAAAAAAGTAGAACACCTTCTGGATCTGGAGCGCGTAACGCTTGCCGAGAATGAACGGGTGCGTAAAATGGCTGCGCAGGATCTCCACGACGAGTTCGGGAATACCATTACCCGCATTTCGATGCTCACGGAAATCATCAAAGCGCAGTTAAACGGCCACGCTGAAGAAATAAAGCCGCTGCTGGCCAAGATCAGCGACAACAGCAACCGCCTCTACCAGGGCACCCGCGATTTTATCTGGTCGATTGACCCGGAGCACGATAACCTGTACGAGATCGCCATTCGCCTGAAAGATTTTGGGGATGATATTTTCGACAAGACCGGCGTGCTGTTTCGGGCGACGGGCATCACCGACGAACTGCATCAGGCCGTCCTGCCGCTGGGAGCCAGCCGCCATTTGATTTTTCTGTTCAAAGAAGCCATGAGCAATACCTTAAAACATGCTCAGGCCAGTAGCGCAGAAATTCGATTCGGGTACACGGGCAACCGCATTGAAATTATCCTGGAGGATAACGGAATTGGCTTGCCAGAAACTGACACCACGCCGGGAAATGGGTTACTGAATATTCGAAGCCGCGCCAAGCGCATCGGGGGAGATGTTACGTTTCTGACGCATCCGGGCGGAGGGGCCTCCGTCCTTTTTAGAGCCGAAATTCCGGGAATGAGTGCCTGA
- a CDS encoding pyridoxal phosphate-dependent aminotransferase: MTFLKSNRLNNLRYEIRGPVYEKALELESQGYKIISLNIGNPAPFGFDAPDEIVHDIILNIRNAQGYSDSRGLFAARKAVMHYTQNLGIKDVAINDIFIGNGVSELILLSMQALINEGDEVLVPSPDYPLWTTSVALSGGKPVHYLCDEAADWNPDLVDLESKITSRTRAIVVINPNNPTGAVYDKAVLQKIAEIAERHQLIIFSDEIYDRILYNGSVHHPLATMVHDTLCISMGGLSKNYRAAGFRGGWLILSGAKQRAKSYIEGLTLLASMRLCANVPTQYAIQTALGGYQSIKDLVLPAGRLYKQIHLAYERMTAIPGISCVKPQGALYLFPRIDLSQFHLESDEQFVFDLLDEQKVLVVAGTGFNYLYNDHFRIVCLPSVDELNIALDRIETFLESRRK, encoded by the coding sequence ATGACGTTCTTAAAATCCAATCGCCTCAATAACCTTCGTTACGAAATCCGTGGGCCTGTTTATGAAAAAGCCCTGGAGCTTGAAAGTCAGGGGTATAAAATCATTTCGCTGAATATTGGCAACCCCGCTCCTTTTGGTTTCGACGCACCCGACGAGATTGTGCACGACATTATTCTGAACATCCGCAACGCCCAGGGCTATTCCGACTCGCGGGGTTTGTTTGCCGCCCGGAAGGCCGTTATGCACTACACCCAGAACCTGGGCATCAAGGACGTGGCGATCAACGATATTTTCATTGGCAATGGCGTTAGCGAACTGATTCTCCTATCGATGCAGGCGCTCATTAACGAGGGCGACGAGGTGTTGGTCCCATCGCCTGATTATCCGCTCTGGACAACTTCGGTAGCGCTGAGTGGGGGAAAACCAGTGCATTACCTCTGCGATGAAGCCGCCGACTGGAACCCGGATCTGGTTGACTTGGAGAGCAAAATTACCAGCCGAACCCGAGCAATTGTGGTTATTAATCCGAATAATCCAACCGGGGCGGTGTATGACAAGGCGGTGTTGCAAAAGATCGCTGAAATCGCCGAACGACACCAACTGATTATTTTCTCGGACGAAATTTACGATAGAATTTTGTACAACGGGTCGGTTCATCATCCGCTGGCTACGATGGTTCACGATACGCTTTGTATTTCGATGGGTGGCCTTTCGAAGAACTACCGGGCGGCGGGGTTCCGGGGTGGGTGGCTTATTCTGAGCGGGGCCAAACAACGGGCCAAATCCTACATTGAAGGGCTAACGCTGCTGGCTTCCATGCGTTTATGCGCAAACGTTCCGACCCAATATGCCATCCAGACTGCTTTGGGTGGTTATCAGAGCATTAAGGATCTGGTGCTTCCGGCTGGGCGACTGTACAAGCAGATTCACCTGGCCTACGAACGGATGACGGCCATTCCGGGTATTAGCTGCGTTAAGCCACAGGGCGCTCTTTATTTATTCCCTCGCATTGATCTTTCGCAGTTTCATCTGGAAAGTGACGAACAGTTTGTGTTTGATTTGCTGGATGAGCAGAAGGTTTTGGTTGTGGCGGGCACTGGGTTTAACTATTTGTACAACGATCACTTCCGCATTGTCTGCCTTCCCTCGGTTGATGAATTAAATATTGCCCTCGACCGCATCGAAACGTTTCTGGAAAGTCGCCGAAAATAG
- a CDS encoding glycoside hydrolase family 43 protein produces the protein MKNYAGFKVSALLLGLSGVFWGACQSDKSKKEATTAEADKSDSTTQQFLSKPLISDIYTADPSAHLFNGKIYIYPSHDIDAGVPEGDDGAHFAMKDYHILSMDNVDGKVTDHGVALDIKDIPWAGRQLWAPDAAYKNGTYYLYFPVKDKQDVFRIGVATSKSPTGPFKAEAKPIEGSYSIDPAVFTDTDGSSYMYFGGIWGGQLQRWHTGKYEANGSKTDLEKDKEPALSAKVVRMSKDMLRFDEPVKDVKILDKEGKPLLGGDHDRRFFEGAWMHKYNGKYYFSYSTGDTHYLAYAIGDSPYGPFTYEGVIMNPVQGWTTHHSIVEVGGKWYIFYHDTELSNKTHLRNVKVTELKRRPDGTIETIEPMKKG, from the coding sequence ATGAAAAATTACGCAGGATTTAAAGTATCTGCCCTTCTCCTGGGGCTATCGGGGGTATTTTGGGGCGCTTGTCAGAGTGACAAGTCTAAGAAAGAGGCCACTACGGCTGAAGCGGATAAAAGCGACTCCACAACGCAGCAATTTTTGTCAAAGCCGCTGATCTCCGATATTTATACGGCCGACCCTTCGGCCCATTTGTTTAACGGGAAGATCTATATTTATCCATCGCACGATATCGACGCTGGCGTGCCGGAAGGAGATGACGGTGCCCATTTCGCCATGAAGGATTACCACATTCTGTCCATGGATAACGTCGATGGAAAAGTAACCGATCACGGAGTGGCGTTAGACATCAAGGATATTCCGTGGGCGGGCCGGCAACTCTGGGCTCCGGATGCGGCTTACAAAAACGGGACATATTATCTGTATTTTCCGGTAAAAGACAAGCAGGATGTATTCCGTATTGGAGTGGCAACGAGCAAATCGCCAACCGGACCGTTTAAGGCTGAAGCCAAGCCCATTGAAGGAAGTTATAGTATTGATCCGGCGGTATTTACGGATACAGACGGGAGCTCATACATGTACTTTGGTGGTATCTGGGGCGGTCAGCTTCAGCGCTGGCATACCGGGAAATACGAAGCCAATGGCTCAAAAACCGATCTGGAAAAAGACAAAGAACCTGCTCTAAGCGCCAAAGTAGTGAGGATGAGCAAAGACATGCTTCGTTTCGACGAACCCGTGAAAGACGTAAAAATCCTGGACAAAGAAGGCAAGCCCCTGCTGGGAGGTGACCACGACCGGCGGTTCTTCGAGGGAGCCTGGATGCACAAATACAACGGGAAATACTATTTCTCGTACTCGACGGGTGATACACATTACCTGGCGTATGCAATCGGGGATTCGCCGTACGGACCTTTTACATACGAGGGCGTGATTATGAATCCGGTACAGGGCTGGACAACGCACCATTCCATTGTAGAGGTTGGGGGTAAATGGTATATTTTCTACCATGACACCGAGTTATCCAACAAAACGCATCTGCGGAATGTGAAAGTCACTGAACTGAAACGCCGACCCGATGGCACGATTGAAACCATCGAACCCATGAAAAAAGGCTAA
- a CDS encoding TetR/AcrR family transcriptional regulator yields MGIVERRQRQKEEVRTSILQAAWQLVEQEGWQALSIRKIADAIEYSVPVIYAHFQNKEAILLEFTKEGFRLLAREIQQAKEKHDQPNQQLQAMAEAYWHFAFTHKEYYQLMFGLGIPACDTVRQVPEMQLFSDVLITVIQKALAGSQQPHTDHMLKFHTFWSILHGLVSIQMIDRNATPSDWNRLVLQDAVAGFIKTLD; encoded by the coding sequence ATGGGCATCGTCGAACGCAGACAACGGCAAAAAGAAGAGGTAAGAACCAGTATCCTTCAAGCGGCTTGGCAACTAGTCGAGCAGGAAGGCTGGCAGGCCCTTTCTATTCGCAAGATTGCGGATGCCATTGAATACAGTGTTCCGGTGATTTACGCTCATTTTCAAAACAAGGAAGCTATTCTGCTGGAATTTACCAAAGAAGGCTTTCGACTTTTGGCGCGTGAGATTCAACAGGCGAAAGAAAAGCACGACCAGCCTAACCAACAATTGCAGGCCATGGCTGAGGCGTACTGGCACTTCGCGTTTACTCACAAAGAGTATTACCAGTTGATGTTCGGCCTGGGAATACCAGCCTGCGATACAGTAAGGCAAGTCCCTGAAATGCAGCTATTTTCCGACGTATTGATCACGGTGATCCAGAAAGCCCTTGCGGGTAGCCAACAACCCCATACGGACCATATGCTGAAGTTTCATACGTTTTGGTCAATCTTACACGGTTTAGTTTCCATTCAAATGATTGACCGAAATGCCACTCCTTCGGATTGGAACCGGCTTGTTTTGCAAGATGCGGTGGCTGGCTTTATAAAAACTTTAGACTAA
- a CDS encoding YceI family protein has protein sequence MTTTTATQWAVDPLHSEVQFKVKHLVISTVTGSFKKFQGGVTTQGDDFEGAEIHFSMDVNSIDTNQEGRDAHLKAADFFDAEQYPSITFESTSFTKVKGDLYKLVGNLTMKGVTKEITINAEYGGSAKDNYGNKKIGFEVTGIVNRKAFGLTYNALTEKGGLALGEDIKLIANIQLAQQA, from the coding sequence ATGACAACTACAACAGCAACCCAATGGGCAGTAGACCCACTCCACTCTGAAGTTCAGTTTAAGGTGAAACACCTCGTTATTTCCACGGTAACAGGTTCTTTTAAAAAATTTCAGGGTGGCGTTACAACGCAGGGTGATGATTTTGAAGGCGCAGAGATTCACTTTTCCATGGATGTCAACAGCATTGACACCAACCAGGAAGGCCGGGATGCGCACTTGAAAGCTGCCGACTTCTTCGATGCCGAGCAATACCCCAGCATTACCTTTGAATCGACTTCGTTCACGAAAGTGAAAGGCGACTTGTATAAGTTGGTGGGTAACCTGACGATGAAAGGCGTTACGAAAGAAATAACAATCAACGCCGAATACGGCGGATCGGCCAAGGATAATTACGGGAATAAAAAAATTGGTTTTGAGGTAACGGGCATTGTTAACCGCAAAGCGTTCGGCCTAACTTACAACGCACTAACCGAAAAGGGTGGCCTGGCGCTGGGCGAAGACATCAAGCTGATTGCGAACATTCAATTAGCGCAACAGGCGTAA
- a CDS encoding NADPH-dependent FMN reductase, whose amino-acid sequence MYKLKIISSTVRSGRKGPIITSWIADAAREHGGFDVDVLDLAEINLPFMNEAAHPRLQQYEHEHTKQWSATIDEADAFVFVVGEYNHNFPAPLHNALEYLVQEWGYKAAGIVSYGGLSGGTRAASSLKGYIPTFKMVPIAEMVHLPFFTKNINDQDEFVADESVQRSATAMLNELLRWTKGLKLIKENKL is encoded by the coding sequence ATGTATAAGCTGAAGATCATTTCTTCGACCGTTCGTTCCGGCCGTAAAGGGCCAATTATTACCTCATGGATTGCTGATGCTGCCCGCGAACACGGCGGTTTTGACGTTGACGTCCTGGATTTGGCCGAAATCAACCTGCCTTTCATGAACGAAGCAGCGCATCCACGCCTCCAGCAGTATGAACACGAACACACCAAGCAATGGAGCGCTACCATTGACGAGGCCGACGCGTTTGTTTTCGTAGTGGGCGAATACAATCACAATTTCCCGGCACCCTTGCACAACGCCCTGGAATACCTGGTGCAGGAATGGGGCTACAAAGCAGCCGGTATTGTTAGTTACGGGGGTCTTTCGGGAGGAACCCGCGCGGCCAGCAGCCTCAAAGGCTATATCCCTACTTTCAAGATGGTGCCGATAGCCGAAATGGTTCATCTTCCATTTTTTACCAAGAATATCAACGATCAGGACGAATTCGTGGCCGACGAATCCGTTCAGCGTTCGGCCACGGCTATGCTAAACGAATTGCTGCGCTGGACCAAAGGGCTCAAGCTGATCAAGGAAAATAAACTCTAA